A stretch of Zootoca vivipara chromosome 13, rZooViv1.1, whole genome shotgun sequence DNA encodes these proteins:
- the LRRC3C gene encoding leucine-rich repeat-containing protein 3C, with translation MPFLDWLLYHSVAMWLLLQSFVLIAFCFHSATTFPKGCYPSTEDGFKTFRCSKAQLTVIPRDIPNDTNKLYLDYNQISFLPNDAFQNLPLLVELDLSHNAISRVEVGAFRGLSESLHALDLSSNKLVSVNKDVFSVLKAKANLSSNPWLCDCTLQQLVERVELVAGTSDGITCDASARKEHIGKPFLQLVGDIDFCNIYKKTTDIAMLVTMFGWFAMVISYLIYYVRQNQEDARRHLEYLKSLPSKQKKSEESSTISTVV, from the coding sequence ATGCCTTTCCTGGACTGGCTCCTCTACCACTCGGTTGCCATGTGGCTACTCCTCCAGAGTTTTGTCCTGATAGCCTTTTGCTTCCACTCTGCCACCACCTTCCCCAAGGGCTGTTACCCTTCTACCGAGGACGGCTTCAAAACCTTCCGTTGCAGCAAGGCCCAGCTCACTGTTATCCCGAGGGATATCCCCAACGACACCAACAAATTGTACCTGGATTACAACCAGATTTCTTTCCTGCCTAACGACGCCTTTCAGAACCTGCCCCTTCTGGTGGAACTCGACTTGTCTCACAACGCCATCAGCCGCGTGGAGGTCGGGGCCTTCCGGGGATTGTCAGAAAGCCTGCACGCTCTGGACCTGTCCTCTAACAAGCTGGTGTCTGTCAACAAAGATGTCTTCAGTGTGTTGAAAGCCAAAGCCAACCTCTCCAGCAACCCTTGGCTTTGCGACTGCACCCTCCAGCAGCTCGTCGAGAGGGTCGAGCTGGTCGCTGGCACCTCCGACGGGATCACCTGCGATGCCTCTGCCCGGAAGGAGCACATCGGCAAGCCCTTTCTGCAACTGGTGGGGGACATAGACTTTTGCAACATCTACAAGAAGACCACAGACATCGCCATGCTGGTCACCATGTTCGGCTGGTTCGCCATGGTGATCTCGTATTTGATCTACTACGTCCGGCAGAACCAAGAAGACGCCCGGCGGCACCTAGAATATCTCAAGTCCTTGCCCAGCAAGCAGAAGAAGTCGGAAGAGTCGTCTACCATTAGCACTGTGGTGTGA